From the genome of Panulirus ornatus isolate Po-2019 chromosome 19, ASM3632096v1, whole genome shotgun sequence, one region includes:
- the LOC139755667 gene encoding glycine receptor subunit alpha-2-like, with amino-acid sequence MVQSSIRLALVWVLVKTVGCIKIVPDGYQRHLPPRSPGDGPVNVSLSMKVNGIYEVNLEDMSLLFELYFRVSWRDPRLTFPGSVDNTTASEAPTPTSSSLSSSSSSLSSTSVSSTSSSSSSSSSSSSSSSSSSSSSSAQEKGFATSTDLIRMVWSPDVFIRGTRAIDTFTIFRKFQGVIIYPDSTVLTSTMMQLKLGCSMTFHKYPFDVQRCVIHIGSYMYNRYEVSLSWMDLGLSADSDIMNQLASYDYDLTRLNETLCYCSDCVPSYSPCIRVLLVLRRHSFIHVMGEFVPSSLFVLVGWASFFWPADVVPGRTVLVITALLTVTSMYSDIRQTSPTTSYVKAIDVWLFMCILMTTVPLFQYAVVLTYLLKIITDFSFAKINVNLMQLMRLQLALYFLLPSQANQPDHHLDSYTYYFPRWRRKKDLLNVRRVSPVSKPPVEGSKMHDIYVLYEKRTEWAGRVGVPLCFVIFNLVYWPAYLRN; translated from the exons GCTGGCCTTGGTGTGGGTCCTGGTGAAGACGGTGGGTTGCATCAAGATCGTGCCAGATGGCTATCAGCGACACCTGCCTCCCAGATCACCAG GTGATGGTCCGGTGAACGTCAGCCTGAGTATGAAGGTCAACGGCATATACGAGGTGAACCTTGAGGACATG TCGCTGCTGTTCGAACTGTATTTCCGCGTGTCGTGGCGAGATCCTCGCCTCACCTTCCCTGGCAGCGTTGACAACACCACCGCCTCGGAGGCTCCGACACCCACGTCCTCGTCCCTTTCGTCATCTTCATCTTCGCTTTCTTCTACTTcggtttcctccacctcctcctcttcttcctcctcctcctcttcttcttcttcttcttcttcttcttcttcttcttccagtgcACAAGAGAAAGGCTTCGCGACTTCCACTGACCTCATAAGGATG GTGTGGTCGCCGGACGTGTTCATCCGAGGGACGCGGGCCATCGACACCTTCACCATCTTTCGGAAGTTCCAGGGCGTGATCATCTACCCCGACTCCACCGtcctcacctccaccat GATGCAGCTGAAGTTAGGCTGCAGCATGACGTTCCACAAGTACCCGTTCGACGTGCAGCGATGCGTCATACACATCGGCAGCT ATATGTATAACAGGTACGAGGTCTCCTTGTCGTGGATGGACCTGGGCCTGAGCGCCGACTCCGACATCATGAATCAGCTGGCCAGCTACGACTACGATCTCACCCGCCTCAACGAGACGCTCTGCTACTGTTCCGACTGCGTCCCGT CGTATTCGCCGTGCATCcgcgtcctgctggtgctgcgTCGACATAGCTTCATCCATGTGATGGGGGAGTTCGTGCCCTCCTCACTCTTCGTCTTGGTAGGGTGGGCATCCTTCTTCTGGCCGGCTGACGTGGTGCCAGGTAGGACGGTACTCGTCATCACCGCGCTCCTCACCGTCACCTCCATGTACTCCGACATCAG GCAAACCAGCCCGACCACCAGCTACGTAAAGGCCATTGATGTTTGGCTCTTCATGTGCATCCTGATGACGACTGTACCTCTCTTCCAGTACGCTGTTGTCCTTAC TTACTTA TTGAAAATCATTACAGATTTTTCATTCGCAAAGATCAATGTGAATTTAATGCAGCTCATGAGGCTACAATTGGCACTATACTTTCTGTTACCTTCCCAGGCAAACCAGCCCGACCACCACCTAGACTCCTATACATATTATTTTCCAAG GTGGCGCAGAAAGAAAGATTTATTAAATGTGCGACGTGTATCGCCCGTG AGCAAGCCACCAGTAGAGGGATCCAAGATGCATGACATATATGTGCTCTACGAAAAGAGGACAGAGTGGGCAGGCCGTGTTGGTGTACCTCTGTGTTTTGTTATCTTCAACCTCGTCTACTGGCCTGCTTACCTTCGCAATTAA